A genome region from Coffea arabica cultivar ET-39 chromosome 7e, Coffea Arabica ET-39 HiFi, whole genome shotgun sequence includes the following:
- the LOC113700931 gene encoding probable transcription factor At4g00390: MKWKGPTLLIMGIIHEAKLQESSHEDDTNCGKPLDRKLSNSSMNVPVTEEDVKDAECFSKLDSSNNVDSRGKVQEKPFQRIWMRDDEIDLLHIMIDRMEQNAAQPRSYEDIFSHIREHPLSFQPTRIQLKEKIRHLREKYKKNAKEPQKFMKSYHEVRLFELSSQVWGVEQSDFLQSSGTIKGNCHSKAKEILEDEKDTFAVTSNSALHEQVG, encoded by the exons ATGAAATGGAAAGGGCCTACTCTACTG ATCATGGGGATCATTCATGAAGCCAAATTGCAAGAATCGTCTCACGAAGATGATACAAACTGCGGCAAGCCATTGGACAGAAAATTGTCCAACTCTTCTATGAATGTCCCTGTAACTGAAGAAGATGTGAAAGATGCCGAATGCTTCAGCAAATTGGACTCCTCAAACAATGTGGATTCAAGAGGTAAAGTGCAGGAAAAGCCATTTCAGCGAATCTGGATGCGGGATGATGAGATCGATTTACTTCATATTATGATCGATCGCATGGAGCAAAATGCAGCTCAACCTCGTAGTTATGAAGACATTTTTTCTCATATTCGTGAACATCCACTTAGTTTTCAACCTACTAGGATTCAACTGAAGGAGAAGATTAGGCATTTgagagaaaaatacaagaagaatgCGAAAGAACCTCAAAAGTTTATGAAGTCTTATCATGAAGTAAGACTATTCGAATTATCAAGTCAAGTATGGGGTGTTGAACAGTCAGATTTTCTCCAATCCAGTGGAACAATTAAAGGTAATTGCCATTCCAAGGCAAAGGAGATACTGGAGGATGAAAAGGACACTTTTGCAGTGACAAGCAATTCAGCTTTACATGAACAAGTCGGATAG
- the LOC140011406 gene encoding uncharacterized protein has translation MPRGRRAVLSSSSSEEREVNEEMEVTEEENSPSPPPINRRPGEGTSRGAGRSVFDSARFNTRRNQEWHEARANLEFLFEMHVSPPVEMMYNISEAFAQLGWAPILTLPNHYYPDLVREFYANIESKARHSGEIIESWVRGRRITLSRQDLAAILGCMDDGRPVDLKKEFVPPNRRWDPSLAMARFGLEYQPFRSTRKETILANVFEPRHRLIIYMMAHNVIPKKTGHTEVRKSDIYFLDYMFHNRTSPYARISLPNIIISHIRSTARRKTTSFKLSFPRLLTLFFPRFEVPLEGMRREYVPPRAEMTITTLRRLGIGTGDIPRPVQERRQKARHGRDGAGPSTAAPPPPPPQTNWQRLFGRLDDIDHHLARMDTRLDRIEDHLGVHPPPVNDDEDDDEGDD, from the coding sequence atgccaagaggaagaagagcgGTACTTTCATCCTCTAGTAGTGAGGAGAGGGAGGTTAATGAAGAGATGGAGGTGACTGAAGAGGAGAATTCACCTTCTCCTCCACCAATTAACCGTCGACCTGGTGAGGGCACCTCCCGTGGAGCGGGAAGATCGGTATTTGACAGTGCTAGGTTCAACACTCGCAGGAATCAGGAGTGGCATGAGGCGCGTGCTAATTTGGAGTTTTTGTTTGAGATGCACGTCAGTCCACCAGTTGAGATGATGTACAACATCTCAGAAGCTTTTGCTCAGCTAGGATGGGCTCCGATTCTCACCCTTCCAAACCATTACTACCCAGACCTGGTGCGCGAGTTTTACGCCAACATTGAAAGTAAGGCGCGCCATAGTGGAGAAATAATTGAGTCCTGGGTGCGTGGAAGACGAATCACCTTGTCACGGCAAGATTTGGCTGCTATTTTGGGGTGTATGGATGACGGACGTCCAGTAGACTTGAAGAAGGAGTTTGTTCCCCCGAATAGGAGGTGGGATCCATCATTGGCCATGGCTAGGTTTGGTCTCGAGTACCAACCTTTTCGCTCTACCAGAAAGGAGACTATATTGGCAAATGTATTCGAACCTCGTCATCGGCTTATCATTTACATGATGGCTCACAATGTCATCCCAAAGAAGACGGGGCACACGGAGGTTCGCAAGAGCGATATTTACTTCCTTGATTACATGTTCCACAACCGAACTTCCCCGTATGCTCGAATTTCATTGCCGAACATCATCATCAGCCACATTAGGTCTACGGCGAGGCGTAAGACAACTTCTTTCAAACTTTCATTTCCTCGTCTACTGACTTTATTCTTCCCCCGTTTTGAAGTTCCCTTGGAAGGCATGCGGCGGGAGTATGTTCCACCACGTGCTGAGATGACTATCACTACTCTTCGCCGCCTTGGTATTGGCACGGGAGACATTCCACGCCCTGTTCAGGAGCGGAGACAAAAGGCTAGACATGGTCGCGATGGAGCTGGACCATCTACTGCagcaccacctcctcctccgccACAGACCAACTGGCAGCGGCTTTTCGGTCGCTTGGACGACATCGACCATCATTTAGCCAGAATGGATACTCGCCTGGACCGAATTGAAGATCATTTGGGCGTACATCCACCTCCTGtcaatgatgatgaagatgacgaTGAAGGGGATGATTGA
- the LOC113700930 gene encoding uncharacterized protein has protein sequence MKEVIRDVTQVQFVNNYNRNAPNNPYSNTYNPGWRNHPNFGWKDQGNQQRPTNPPGFQPRQPQAETKPSWEIAVEKLAKVTSDRFERVEGRLDQLAGMYRNLEVQIGQIANVINNRNPGELPSKTEVNPREHVNAIILRSGKTVEGFDFENSGGEKDKMHAIEGEQESQNDHVIIDIDALHPKLNSHLNSNVIPFPHRLKKDGQDREFEKFFKMFKQLHINIPFIDAITQIPSYARFLKDIMSKKRKIVDNEMIALTEECSALIKNKLPPKLKDPGSFSIPCTIGQLHFSNALCDLGASVSLMPLSVARRLGLQELKATNITLQLADRSITRPMGILENVLIKVRQSIIPVDFVVLDIEEDVRMPIILGRPFLATARTMIDVEKGKLILRVNGEELEFNLENKEGNIEPTALVSNMPYDEKVNQERTEEVKFINVLENGEKLSQFRKDKQNPLQGEVEPLYDKSNIPPWHLRKLDYEDQCMVHHMVDWLGSFDPWGENLSLML, from the exons atgaAAGAGGTAATACGAGACGTCACGCAG gtacaatttgtcaataattacaacCGAAATGCTCCAAATAATCCCTACTCGAATACTTACAATCCggggtggagaaatcatccaaactttggatggaaAGATCAAGGCAATCAACAAAGGCCAACCAATCCGCCGGGATTTCAACCAAGGCAACCACAGGCTGAAACTAAACCAAGTTGGGAGATCGCGGTGGAAAAACTTGCTAAGGTGACTTCGGATAGATTCGAGCGAGTTGAGGGGCGGTTGGACCAATTAGCTGGGATGTACAGAAACTTGGAGgttcaaattggtcaaattgccaATGTGATCAACAATAGAAACCCTGGTGAATTACCAAGTAAAACCGAAGTGAATCCGAGAGAGCATGTCAATGCAATCATTCTTAGAAGCGGTAAAACGGTTGAGGGATTCGATTTTGAAAATTCAGGTGGTGAAAAAGACAAGATGCATGCAATTGAAGGGGAGCAAGAAAGTCAAAATGATCATGTTATCATTGATATTGATGCACTTCATCCCAAATTAAATTCTCATTTAAATTCTAATGTGATACCTTTTCCTCACAGGTTGAAGAAAGATGGACAGGATCGGGAGTTtgaaaagttcttcaaaatgtttaaacaattgcacattaacattcctttcaTTGATGCTATAACACAGATTCCCTCTTATGCACGTTTCTTGAAAGACATCATgtcaaagaagagaaaaattgtAGATAATGAGATGATAGCATTAACAGAAGAGTGTAGTGCATTGATTAAGAATAAACTCCCTCCTAAATTGAAAGATCCGGGAAGTTTTTCTATTCCTTGCACTATTGgtcaattgcatttttctaatgCTTTATGTGATTTAGGTGCAAGTGTGTCACTTATGCCGTTATCGGTTGCCCGGAGATTGGGACTTCAAGAGCTAAAAGCTACCAATATTACATTGCAATTGGCGGATCGGTCAATCACACGTCCCATGGGTATTTTGGAAAATGTGCTCATAAAGGTAAGACAATCTATAATACCTGTGGATTTTGTTGTCTTAGATATTGAAGAAGATGTGAGAatgccaattattctaggacGACCGTTTTTAGCCACTGCACGAACTATGATTGATGTAGAAAAAGGTAAGCTTATATTACGGGTTAATGGTGAGGAATTGGAATTCaatttggaaaataaagaaGGGAATATAGAGCCTACTGCTCTTGTTTCTAATATGCCATATGATGAAAAGGTTAACCAAGAAAGGACCGAAGaagttaaatttataaatgtcctTG aaaatggtgaaaagtTGAGCCAATTCAGAAAAGACAAGCAAAATCCACTCCAAGGTGAAGTTGAGCCTCTCTATGACAAGTCTAATATTCCTCCTTGGCATTTGAGGAAATTGGACTATGAAGATCAATGCATGGTTCACCACATGGTGGATTGGCTCGGGAGTTTCGACCCATGGGGAGAAAATCTCTCTCTAATGCTCTAA